Within the Thermostichus lividus PCC 6715 genome, the region ACCCCTCTCTCTCCCTCACCCCCAGCCCCTCTCCCCAGGGAGAGGGGAGTTTGCCCTCACCCCCAGCCCCTCTCCCTAGGGAGAGGGGAGCCGGATCTCCCCCTTCTTCTTGGGGAGAAGGGGGTCGGGGGGATGAGGGCGATACTGTTGCAGGTAAGTTACGGCAAATTCCGCGTGCCCTGTTGGAGCGTGCTCGTGAACTACGGTTGGAGCAAACCCCTGCTGAACAACTTCTATGGGAATGCTTGCGCGATCGCAAACTCAACAATTTCAAGTTCAGACGGCAGCACAATATTGGTCGGTATATTGCGGACTTTTATTGCCACGAAGCCAAACTAGTGATTGAACTGGATGGTGGCATTCATCAAGCCCAAATTGAACGAGATCGCGATCGGGATGCCTGGATGCAGTCTCAAAATCTCAGAGTTCTGCGACTGACTAACGAGCAAGTTTTAGAGAATTTAGAAACGGTTCTGCAAGCAATCCTAAATGCCCTCACCCCCAACCTCTCTCCTTGGGGAGAGGGGAGTTTGCCCTCACCCCCAGCCCCTCTCCCTAGGGAGAGGGGAGCCGGATCTCCCCCTTCTTCTTGGGGAGAAGGGGGTCGGGGGGATGAGGGTCGCTCTGCCTACGCCTTCAAGCGCCATGCCATCCAGTCCTCAATCTACGGTGTGGATATTGACCCCGGTGCGGTGGATATTGCTAAGTTGCGGCTGTGGCTGTCGTTAGTAGTGGATGAAGAAGACTATGAAAGCATTAAGCCATTGCCCAACCTGGACTACAAAATTGTCTGCGGTAACTCGTTACTGAGTGTGGAGAAAAACCTGCTGAATTATCAGGTGTTTGCCGAGTTAGAGCAGCGGAAACAGGAATACTTTGAAGAAACCAACCCAGACCGTAAGGCGGCATTACGCACCACCATTCAAGGGCTACTTCAAACCATCACTAACCAAGCTGAAATCTTTGATTTTGAGGTGTATTTCAGCGAGGTGTTTCAAAAACAGGGTGGTTTTGATGTGGTGATTGGCAATCCGCCCTATGTGCGCCAAGAACAAATTAAACACCTTAAAGATTTACTAAAACCACACTACGAATCCTTCACTGGTACTGCCGATCTCTATGTATTTTTCTATGAAAAAGGCTTAAATTTGTTGCGGGAAAATGGCGTTTTAACCTACATTTCTTCTAACAAATGGTTCCGAGCCGCCTATGGCAAAAAGCTGCGCCAACTGATCACCCGTGAAACCCAACTTCAGCAAATTATTGACTTTGGCGATGCGCCTGTGTTTGCGGCCATTGCTTATCCCACGATCGTGATCACCCAGAAAGGCAAGCCCTCATCCCCCAACCCCTTCTCCCAGCCCTCATCCCCCAACCCATTCTCCCTAGGGGAGAAGGGGAGTAAGACAGATCCGGTTCCCCTCTCCCTGGGGAGAGGGGCTAGGGGTGAGGGACACTTCCGCGCCTTGAACTGGCAACCTGGACAACCCATCAGCCAGTTTGAAACCGTGGTACAATCCCAATCCTTTACCATGCCCCAACAGGCACTCACCGCTGATGGCTGGCAGTTTGCCGATGCCACTGCCCTAAACCTGTTAGAAAAACTGCGCAAAGCTGGAACCCCGTTAGGCGAATATGTCAACAATCGGTTTTACTACGGGATTAAAACAGGTTGCAATGAAGCGTTTGTGGTGGATCGCGCCACCCGTGACAGACTCATTGCCGAACACCCCTCCTCTGCTGAAGTCCTCAAACCTTTTTTGCGGGGACGCGATGTTAAACGCTGGACAGTGGATTATCAAGATTTATGGTTACTGTTTATTCCTTGGCATTTTCCATTACATCTTGATCCCACCATTGAAGGAGCATCTAAAAAAGCAGAACAAGCATTCAAAGAACAATATCCAGCGATCTATAAGCATTTGCTGGGTTTCAAAACAGAACTTTCTAATCGAAATAAAGCTGAAACAGGTATTCGATACGAATGGTATGCACTGCAACGATGTGCTGCTACCTACTGGCAGGAGTTTGAGCGATCGAAGATTTTTATCCCAGCAATTGCTCAATCCGTTGAGTATGCGGCAGACTCTTCAGGGTATTACGGCAATGATAAAACCAATATTTGTGTTACTGATGAAGTTGAGTTTTTACTAGGAATCCTAAATTCCAAGCTAATGTGGTGGTTTATTCAACAAATTGCAGCATCTAAGCAAGGTGGCTTTTATGAATTCAAGCCGATGTATGTCACCCAAATCCCCATTCCGCCCGCTTCACCCGCCGACAAAACCCGCATCGAAGCCCTCGTCCAGCAGTGCATTGATGCTCAGGGAAAAAATGTCACCGCCTACGAAGCTGAAATTGACGACATTGTTGCCCGTCTTTATGGTTTGACCGAGGCAGAACGCGCCATCATCGCAGGGAGAGAAGGATGAGTAAATTTGAAATCCTCACCCCGTTAGGCTTTCGTGTTCGCACCTCAGAAGAGTACTGGCAAAAATTGATCATCAAACATCCAGACATCGCCGATTTGGAGATGGAAGTCATCCAAACCCTGGCTCATCCAGACGAAATCCGTCGGAGCAGCCGCGATCCCAACATCATTTTGTTTTATCTCACCCTCAAAGCAAAACGTTGGGTTGTTGCGGTGGTGAGGCGGCTCAACGGAGACGGATTTCTGATCACAGCCTACCAAACAGACGCAATTAAAGAAGGAGATTTAATATGGCACAAATAAAAATCTACTACGAGCCAGAAATGGAATTACTCACCATATTTTGGCAGCCACCCCGCAAAAATCAAATTGTGACCGAACTGGGTGATGGGGTAATTTTAATTAAAGACGAAACCACAGGCGAACCCATTGGCATGGAAATTCTCGCCTATCATCCTAATGACAATCGGTTTGACACCGTGAGCGTAGAAATGGGACGACTCGCTGAAATTACTTAGCCACGGAGCAGATCAATGGCAAAACCTATGAGGTGCCCAGGTGATCCGCAAATCCCCACTTCCCCCGCCTCACCCGCCGACAGAGCCAGCATCGCAACCCTCGTCCAGCAGTGCCTCACCGCCCAGGGGCAAGCCGTCGCCCCCTACGAAGCTGAAATTGACGACATTGTTGCCCGTCTTTATGGTTTGACCGAGGCAGAACGCGCCATCATCGCAGGGAGGGACAATGATCGACGGGTTTGAACTCTCTGACCATGCCCGCTTCCAGATGCAAGAACGAAACATTCAGCCATCCTGGCTCACGGAAACCCTTTCTGCGCCCGATCGGCTTTTGCCCCTTGCCGATTCTCATGGCAACACCCATTATCTAAAACAGATTTCAGATTTTGGAGGTAGATGGCTGCGAGTGATTGTCAACCCAACGGTTAATCCCCAACGAGTTGTTACGGTCTTTTTTGATAGGAGAGTTAAATGAAAGTAACCGTGCATAAAGATGATGATGCCCTTTATTTACGGCTCGACGATACCCCCATCATTGAGTCCGAAGAAGTGAGCGACGGCATTATCCTGGATTACAACGCTGAGGGTAAAGTGATTGGCATTGAAGTCCTTTATATTAGCCAGCGCAGTCCCAACTCCTGGCAACAGATTCTTTTGGAAACAACAGCTTAGTGATAAAGAGAGAATATGTTGATTTCCATTGCCTCCACCTCACCCTAGCCAATTGTAAACAACAACTCCAGCAACACGCCAGAGTTTTGAGAGCTATCAGCTTAACTCGGCTTGACAGGACGTTGTAGCGATCGTGGTTCTAGGTTGTTCGGGAGAACTGTCTAACAACCGCATGCACCGGAACGGCAAGGCGATCGGTAAGGTAGCAAAGGTTATCTGCGTCCGGTGATGCTAGCCGTTATGTCGCCAGTGCCAGAGCTGTGCCTAGTCAAGATTGTTGGTGGAGGGGCGCTGGGGGTTGTGGGTAGCAGAGGCGATCGGTGCAAAAATTTACACAACATAACAAATCACTGCACCCGACTTGGAGCTATACTTTCAGCATTACCCAAAACTACTGGTGGCGGGTGAGTTCAGCCGTTAGCCTGTAAATTTGGGAACCCTTTGGGTGCAAGAGTGTTGCTTTTGACTCATTACTGAAGGAAATAAAGAGTATGGATCAACTCGTGAATATAATTGCTGCACTTGGTGTACCTGGTTTAGTGCTCGTAGTTGCTATGGCGGTTACAGGTTGGGCGGGTGCTGCTGCATTAACTGCGGCTTTAGCCGTTCTTGGAGGTCCATTTGGGATGCTTGGAGGAATTGCAGTTCTTGGAATTCTTGGACTAATCTCAAAAGGTTTGTCAGACTATGGGTTTGAAGCTATTTTCAAAGCAACTGTAGACGAGTTAAGGAGAAAAGGTAAGTCCAAAGTCGATATAGAGCAGGAGGTTGAATCATATCCAATTTCACGAGATTTGAAGCTGAAGATCAAGGATTACCTCCGGACAATGGCATAGTTATTGATTGTGTCGTATACCGAAAGGGGGGATTCAATACGCCTCATCAGCGCAAGAGAAGTGACACGAACCGAGCGAGAAGCCTATGAAGAGGGATAAGTCAGAAATGGAAGATGATTTACGGGCA harbors:
- a CDS encoding DUF4258 domain-containing protein, which encodes MIDGFELSDHARFQMQERNIQPSWLTETLSAPDRLLPLADSHGNTHYLKQISDFGGRWLRVIVNPTVNPQRVVTVFFDRRVK
- a CDS encoding DUF2283 domain-containing protein; translation: MKVTVHKDDDALYLRLDDTPIIESEEVSDGIILDYNAEGKVIGIEVLYISQRSPNSWQQILLETTA
- a CDS encoding Eco57I restriction-modification methylase domain-containing protein, producing the protein MEKSSAIRLLTDTLQRPFDEAQFRQFARNLVKDLDESKAFQAQGNYIKDAYKRQVRQYKRIGQYVDPDGNTIDVLVVRLQQPTSLDRARTMQRNFVAQYLQDRNQKEAALVAYTADGSLDWRFSLVRLDYRLEQQADGSYKPKKEVTAARRSSFLVGQTEPNHTAQQQLLPLLLNDRQNPTLDELEAAFNIESVTQEFFEQYKNLFLQVRDEVETLLQTDPVIATEFTQKQIDPANFAKKLLGQIVFLYFLQKKGWLGVEPGQPWGSGAKDFLRRLFRRENVQYDNFFNDVLEPLFYQALAINRGREALYELPGCRQPCKIPFLNGGLFEPIAGYDWQTTNILIANATIQNILDTFDLYNFTVREDEPLDKEVAVDPEMLGKVFENLLEVKDRKSRGAFYTPREIVHYMCQESLINYLDTTIHQVPRGDLERLIRQGERAIENDAVVVQKGSETATYQFQVPELVRTHAAEIDQALANIKICDPAIGSGAFPVGMMQEIVKVRSVLTTYLPLTPNPSLSLTPNPSLSLTPSPSPQGEGSLPSPPAPLPRERGAGSPPSSWGEGGRGDEGDTVAGKLRQIPRALLERARELRLEQTPAEQLLWECLRDRKLNNFKFRRQHNIGRYIADFYCHEAKLVIELDGGIHQAQIERDRDRDAWMQSQNLRVLRLTNEQVLENLETVLQAILNALTPNLSPWGEGSLPSPPAPLPRERGAGSPPSSWGEGGRGDEGRSAYAFKRHAIQSSIYGVDIDPGAVDIAKLRLWLSLVVDEEDYESIKPLPNLDYKIVCGNSLLSVEKNLLNYQVFAELEQRKQEYFEETNPDRKAALRTTIQGLLQTITNQAEIFDFEVYFSEVFQKQGGFDVVIGNPPYVRQEQIKHLKDLLKPHYESFTGTADLYVFFYEKGLNLLRENGVLTYISSNKWFRAAYGKKLRQLITRETQLQQIIDFGDAPVFAAIAYPTIVITQKGKPSSPNPFSQPSSPNPFSLGEKGSKTDPVPLSLGRGARGEGHFRALNWQPGQPISQFETVVQSQSFTMPQQALTADGWQFADATALNLLEKLRKAGTPLGEYVNNRFYYGIKTGCNEAFVVDRATRDRLIAEHPSSAEVLKPFLRGRDVKRWTVDYQDLWLLFIPWHFPLHLDPTIEGASKKAEQAFKEQYPAIYKHLLGFKTELSNRNKAETGIRYEWYALQRCAATYWQEFERSKIFIPAIAQSVEYAADSSGYYGNDKTNICVTDEVEFLLGILNSKLMWWFIQQIAASKQGGFYEFKPMYVTQIPIPPASPADKTRIEALVQQCIDAQGKNVTAYEAEIDDIVARLYGLTEAERAIIAGREG